A section of the Microbacterium forte genome encodes:
- a CDS encoding lysoplasmalogenase, with translation MQRRRQLDPLQWAFLPYIAVSVTHVVLLGLDSPAAGPTKLLLMPLLAVPVLVSLPRIRERAAQALILVALAFSWLGDSAGAVFPAAPEVPLMLMFFGIAHLAYIALFIRHLAVRRMQWWALVYAGWWVAMMTLVGPHAGGLLIAVAIYGVVLGATAALSTRCHPLVAIGGAFFLASDTLLALRLFLPGSLPAWSSPAIMATYATGQGLIVVGALIALRKRGA, from the coding sequence ATGCAGCGCCGCCGTCAGCTTGATCCGCTCCAGTGGGCATTCCTGCCTTACATCGCGGTCTCGGTGACCCACGTGGTGCTGCTGGGTCTCGACAGCCCTGCGGCCGGGCCGACCAAGCTGCTTCTGATGCCCCTGCTCGCCGTGCCGGTGCTGGTGTCGCTGCCCCGGATCCGGGAGCGCGCCGCGCAGGCATTGATTCTCGTGGCGCTCGCGTTCTCATGGCTCGGTGACAGCGCGGGCGCGGTCTTTCCTGCAGCGCCGGAGGTACCGCTGATGCTGATGTTCTTCGGCATCGCGCATCTCGCATACATCGCTCTTTTCATCCGTCACCTCGCTGTGCGTCGGATGCAGTGGTGGGCGCTCGTCTACGCCGGATGGTGGGTGGCGATGATGACTCTCGTGGGGCCCCATGCCGGTGGGCTGCTGATCGCGGTCGCGATCTACGGCGTCGTTCTCGGTGCTACAGCGGCCCTGTCGACACGATGCCATCCGCTGGTTGCGATCGGTGGCGCTTTCTTCCTCGCGAGCGACACCCTCCTGGCCCTCCGACTTTTCCTTCCCGGCTCGCTCCCTGCCTGGAGCAGCCCTGCCATCATGGCCACGTACGCGACAGGACAGGGCCTGATCGTCGTCGGCGCCCTGATCGCACTGAGAAAGCGAGGCGCCTGA
- a CDS encoding amidohydrolase has translation MPATLYRNARFFTADDAAWAEAVVVDGADFAFVGAEADAPPTDDVVDLGGRVVLPGFTDAHTHLLMMGEALGQIGLTDAGSLDEIQRRVQEARETSTGAVRGRGWLFDAIPGGSPTAAMIDAVVADIPVYLDANDYHSCWVNSAALEEFGITRETPDPIGGRIERDADGEPTGMLYETAAQQHAWAHRDATTTDEQRDAAVQRVVEAYLAAGVTGAVDMAFDGLALAALERAEGRDALPLRIAAHWFVANTGDDALNLAQVTEAAERAETASSAVRVIGIKLVLDGTIDACTAAMRAPYADGSNAAPIWPTERLFPVVAAADAAGLQVALHAIGDEASTLALDAIEHAITVNGDRPRRHRIEHLEYAAPGTAERMARLGVTASMQPVHADPAIFANWAAQLGDERAERAFAWPEYEDAGALLAFSTDAPTAPHAALANMYVATTRASALNPDVPAVHPQFALPLARAIAHATRDAAASIGDGAWRGRIAVGQAADFAVLDVDPFSEGSGSLLTARVLRTVIGGRTAYEA, from the coding sequence ATGCCCGCCACGCTCTATCGCAATGCGCGTTTCTTCACCGCCGACGACGCCGCCTGGGCCGAAGCCGTCGTCGTAGACGGCGCGGACTTCGCCTTCGTCGGAGCCGAGGCCGACGCACCGCCGACCGATGATGTGGTCGATCTCGGCGGACGGGTCGTTCTTCCCGGATTCACCGACGCGCACACCCATCTGCTGATGATGGGCGAGGCGCTGGGCCAGATCGGGCTCACCGATGCAGGGTCTCTCGACGAGATCCAGCGCAGAGTGCAAGAGGCGCGTGAGACCTCCACCGGTGCGGTGCGTGGGCGCGGATGGCTCTTCGACGCGATCCCGGGCGGATCGCCGACGGCAGCGATGATCGACGCCGTCGTCGCCGACATCCCCGTCTATCTCGATGCCAACGACTACCACTCCTGCTGGGTCAACTCGGCGGCGCTCGAGGAGTTCGGGATCACCCGCGAGACGCCTGACCCGATCGGCGGCCGTATCGAGCGGGATGCCGACGGCGAACCGACCGGGATGCTCTACGAGACGGCCGCGCAGCAGCACGCGTGGGCGCACCGGGATGCCACGACCACCGACGAGCAGCGGGATGCAGCGGTGCAGCGCGTCGTGGAGGCGTATCTCGCGGCGGGTGTCACCGGCGCCGTCGACATGGCGTTCGACGGGCTCGCCCTTGCGGCGCTCGAACGGGCGGAGGGGCGCGACGCGCTGCCGTTGCGGATAGCCGCGCACTGGTTCGTCGCGAACACCGGCGATGACGCCCTGAACCTGGCTCAGGTCACCGAGGCGGCCGAGCGTGCCGAGACCGCCTCGAGCGCTGTCCGGGTGATCGGCATCAAGCTCGTACTCGACGGCACGATCGACGCGTGCACCGCCGCGATGCGCGCACCGTATGCGGATGGCTCCAACGCGGCGCCGATCTGGCCGACCGAACGCCTGTTCCCCGTCGTCGCGGCTGCGGATGCCGCGGGACTCCAGGTCGCACTGCATGCGATCGGCGATGAGGCGAGCACGCTCGCGCTGGACGCGATCGAGCACGCGATCACGGTCAACGGCGATCGTCCGCGTCGGCATCGCATCGAGCATCTCGAGTACGCAGCTCCCGGCACGGCCGAGCGGATGGCGCGCCTGGGTGTGACGGCGTCCATGCAGCCGGTGCACGCTGACCCGGCGATATTCGCGAACTGGGCGGCTCAGCTCGGCGACGAGCGAGCCGAGCGGGCCTTCGCGTGGCCGGAGTACGAGGATGCCGGTGCGCTGCTCGCCTTCTCGACGGACGCTCCCACCGCGCCGCACGCGGCACTCGCGAACATGTACGTGGCCACGACACGGGCATCGGCGCTGAACCCCGATGTGCCCGCGGTGCATCCGCAGTTCGCCCTTCCCCTCGCACGCGCGATCGCCCATGCGACTCGTGACGCCGCGGCGTCGATCGGCGACGGTGCGTGGCGTGGCCGCATCGCGGTGGGCCAGGCGGCGGACTTCGCCGTGCTCGACGTCGATCCGTTCTCGGAGGGCAGCGGGTCGCTGCTCACGGCCCGTGTTCTGCGCACGGTGATCGGTGGACGCACCGCATATGAGGCCTGA
- a CDS encoding TetR/AcrR family transcriptional regulator C-terminal domain-containing protein, with amino-acid sequence MPRPSSPLLSPEIIGAAGLELSRAGEPFGVNAIARRLGVRPSSLYNHVDGMDGIIELMRGRLVEDYRVRPGESAWDDFLVELLRQQRQMYADHPQLVPLLIGKTITHPAVITAYDDLATVLVDGGFPEDEVLTVIAIIDAFAIGFGLDLASPDEVWEPGEGTRTLGRVLEGAERGTARADRTFELGVGLLVDSLRARLDR; translated from the coding sequence ATGCCCCGACCCTCGAGCCCATTGCTTTCGCCCGAGATCATCGGGGCGGCAGGCCTCGAACTGTCGAGAGCCGGAGAGCCGTTCGGGGTGAACGCGATCGCCCGCAGGCTCGGTGTCAGGCCGTCTTCGCTCTACAACCACGTGGACGGCATGGACGGCATCATCGAGCTGATGCGCGGCCGGCTGGTCGAGGACTACCGGGTCAGGCCGGGGGAGAGCGCGTGGGACGACTTCCTCGTCGAGCTTCTGCGACAGCAACGCCAGATGTATGCCGATCACCCGCAGCTCGTGCCGCTCCTCATCGGAAAGACCATCACTCATCCGGCGGTCATTACCGCGTATGACGACCTGGCGACCGTTCTCGTCGACGGGGGCTTTCCCGAAGACGAGGTGCTCACGGTGATCGCGATCATCGATGCCTTCGCGATCGGCTTCGGCCTCGACCTGGCATCGCCGGACGAGGTGTGGGAGCCGGGAGAGGGAACGCGCACACTCGGTCGCGTGCTCGAGGGGGCGGAGCGCGGTACCGCGCGAGCGGATCGGACGTTCGAGCTCGGTGTCGGACTGTTGGTCGACTCGCTTCGGGCTCGCCTCGACAGGTGA
- a CDS encoding GNAT family N-acetyltransferase gives MATITTEVATNARWDDVQHALTGGGDGASCQCIWPMLSNKEWNETTTPQRVEMLRDEIEAGPPPGLIAYVDGDAAGWIRIGPRTKQQRVPRTRMIAAASAEPFDDESVWAVTCFVVRREHRGSGLNLELLRAAVDFARSSGARLIEGYPVDTRGEKKRANDLFHGMLTTFLAAGFEEKAELKPGRTLVALELSE, from the coding sequence ATGGCGACGATCACGACAGAGGTGGCGACGAACGCCCGGTGGGATGACGTTCAGCACGCGCTCACCGGGGGTGGTGATGGTGCCAGCTGCCAGTGCATCTGGCCGATGCTGAGCAACAAGGAGTGGAATGAGACGACCACGCCGCAGCGCGTCGAGATGCTGCGCGATGAGATCGAGGCGGGCCCTCCGCCCGGCCTGATCGCCTACGTCGATGGCGACGCAGCCGGGTGGATTCGGATCGGGCCACGCACCAAGCAGCAGCGGGTCCCGCGCACGCGCATGATCGCGGCAGCATCGGCTGAGCCTTTCGACGACGAATCGGTGTGGGCGGTCACGTGCTTCGTGGTCCGTCGCGAACACCGAGGCTCCGGCCTCAACCTCGAACTGCTGCGCGCCGCGGTTGACTTCGCGCGAAGCTCGGGAGCTCGACTCATCGAGGGGTACCCCGTCGACACCCGCGGCGAGAAGAAGCGCGCGAATGACCTGTTCCACGGCATGCTCACCACATTCCTGGCTGCAGGCTTCGAAGAGAAGGCCGAGCTGAAGCCGGGACGCACCCTCGTGGCACTGGAGCTCTCCGAGTGA
- a CDS encoding HNH endonuclease signature motif containing protein, whose amino-acid sequence MTQRTDLDLDLEERRRLLDEWVATRRQIAALEAKSYALLVERISVHDADVSESPHHRDAIYRSMIAEYSAAGHIPKGSVEYAFTDARTLTRALPAVHATFAAGAITARHVREIVRASEIVDDAIRDGRVEPATMSLYETAVLVVAEHDTAQRTKIHARQVAAALVGETVVERQRRFAAERCVTVKSVDDGLAVLTAVLPEWVAVAISDRLTRMARHIARTRGEREPILESLDDDCENALHLSDLSPEDPRYDAYFEAGVIAADGTFVTDPLTGLIDPLTDPASPDLEHLSGDTRTFDQIRADLLSDLLLSSDPSEANGAGLENVSARIQVTVAASTLAGDDDRPAELDGHGPLDPDVARGLAGRCTGWSRLFLSSTGLVTETDAYSPTEQMRRFLRARDQHCRFPGCRMPVHRCEIDHNHDHARGGRTRIDNLSHFCTTHHSLKHPDIDERHRWKARQTPDGSITWTSPLGRDYVDPPRRRVMFV is encoded by the coding sequence ATGACTCAGCGCACCGATCTCGACCTCGATCTCGAGGAGCGCCGCAGGCTCCTCGACGAGTGGGTCGCCACACGGCGCCAGATCGCTGCTCTCGAAGCCAAGTCTTACGCGCTCCTCGTCGAGCGCATCAGCGTGCACGACGCCGATGTCTCCGAGAGCCCTCACCACCGCGATGCGATCTACAGATCGATGATTGCGGAGTACTCCGCGGCAGGGCACATTCCGAAGGGCTCTGTCGAGTACGCCTTCACGGATGCGCGCACACTGACACGAGCGCTTCCCGCCGTGCATGCCACGTTCGCTGCGGGGGCCATCACCGCGCGGCACGTCCGTGAGATCGTGCGAGCAAGCGAGATCGTCGACGATGCCATCCGCGACGGACGCGTGGAGCCCGCCACCATGAGCCTCTACGAGACGGCCGTGCTGGTTGTCGCCGAGCACGACACGGCGCAGCGGACGAAGATCCATGCCCGCCAGGTGGCGGCGGCTCTCGTCGGCGAGACCGTTGTCGAACGGCAGCGCCGCTTCGCGGCCGAGCGCTGTGTGACGGTCAAGTCGGTCGACGACGGACTGGCGGTGCTCACAGCGGTTCTTCCCGAGTGGGTCGCCGTGGCGATCTCCGATCGTCTCACGCGAATGGCACGTCACATCGCGCGCACTCGCGGCGAACGGGAGCCCATCCTCGAGTCACTCGACGACGACTGCGAGAACGCGCTCCACCTCTCCGATCTCTCCCCCGAAGACCCCCGGTACGACGCCTACTTCGAGGCCGGAGTGATCGCTGCCGACGGCACCTTCGTCACCGATCCGCTCACCGGCCTGATCGACCCGCTGACCGATCCGGCGAGTCCCGACCTCGAGCACCTTTCCGGCGATACCCGCACGTTCGATCAGATCCGCGCCGATCTGCTGTCCGATCTGCTGCTCTCCTCGGATCCGAGCGAAGCGAACGGCGCAGGGCTCGAGAACGTCTCGGCCCGCATTCAGGTCACGGTCGCTGCGAGCACCCTCGCCGGAGATGACGATCGACCCGCCGAACTCGACGGACACGGCCCACTCGATCCCGATGTCGCGCGCGGACTCGCGGGGCGCTGCACCGGATGGTCACGCCTGTTCCTCAGCAGCACCGGCCTGGTGACAGAGACCGACGCATACTCCCCCACGGAGCAGATGCGGCGCTTCCTCCGAGCACGAGATCAGCACTGCAGATTCCCTGGATGCCGGATGCCGGTGCACCGCTGCGAGATCGACCACAACCACGACCACGCTCGCGGTGGCCGAACACGCATCGACAACCTCAGTCACTTCTGCACGACGCATCATTCGCTCAAACACCCCGACATCGATGAGCGGCATCGGTGGAAGGCCCGCCAGACTCCCGATGGGAGTATCACCTGGACCAGTCCGCTCGGCCGAGATTACGTCGACCCACCTCGTCGTCGGGTGATGTTCGTCTGA
- a CDS encoding RNA-binding S4 domain-containing protein, translating into MADAARVDSWLWAIRVYKTRSAATTACRAGHVRVNGDKVKAAQHVRIGDELRVRIAGFDRILIVRQLLVKRVGAPVAALAYEDRTPEREPQAALGLRDRGAGRPTKRERRDIDKLRGRGYEDDGIFPG; encoded by the coding sequence ATGGCCGATGCCGCACGGGTCGACAGCTGGCTCTGGGCGATCCGCGTGTACAAGACGCGCTCAGCGGCGACCACCGCATGCCGCGCAGGGCATGTGCGTGTGAACGGCGACAAGGTGAAGGCCGCTCAACACGTGCGCATCGGCGACGAACTGCGTGTGCGGATCGCCGGTTTCGATCGGATTCTGATTGTCCGCCAGCTGCTCGTCAAGCGCGTGGGCGCGCCGGTCGCGGCCCTCGCCTACGAGGATCGCACACCGGAGCGCGAGCCTCAGGCCGCTCTGGGATTGCGCGATCGGGGAGCGGGGCGCCCCACCAAGCGGGAGCGACGCGACATCGACAAGCTGCGGGGCCGAGGATATGAGGATGATGGAATATTCCCTGGCTGA